A single window of Sphingobacterium sp. ML3W DNA harbors:
- a CDS encoding response regulator transcription factor, with product MQSKQRILLVEDEEHLLEAIKLNLELEGYRVTTATDGKKALKIFKEERFNLIILDVMIPEIDGFQVAETIRLQNTEVPIMFLTAKNSSEDRITGLKKGADDYLIKPFNLEELILRVGNLVRRSLKPDDLKELNSYQIGDKTIYFNSYELHHADGTITSLTKKETMLLKLLIERRNEAVSREQILETVWNYDVYPSTRTIDNFILTFRKYFEPDQKHPIYFHSIRGVGYKFTDNNA from the coding sequence ATGCAAAGTAAACAACGCATACTGCTCGTAGAAGACGAAGAACACTTGTTAGAGGCTATCAAGTTAAATTTGGAGTTAGAAGGTTACCGTGTGACAACAGCAACAGACGGAAAAAAAGCTTTGAAAATATTCAAGGAAGAACGTTTTAATTTAATCATCTTGGATGTCATGATTCCAGAAATAGATGGTTTTCAAGTCGCTGAAACTATTCGACTTCAAAATACGGAAGTTCCTATTATGTTTTTAACAGCTAAAAATAGTAGTGAGGATCGTATAACAGGCCTTAAAAAAGGTGCTGACGATTATCTAATAAAACCTTTCAACTTAGAGGAACTTATCTTAAGGGTAGGGAATTTGGTGCGTAGAAGTTTAAAACCAGACGATTTGAAAGAATTAAATTCTTATCAGATTGGAGATAAAACAATTTATTTTAATTCCTATGAATTGCATCATGCAGATGGGACAATTACTTCTTTAACAAAGAAGGAAACCATGCTGTTGAAGTTATTGATTGAGCGCCGTAATGAAGCTGTATCTCGTGAGCAAATATTGGAGACAGTGTGGAATTATGATGTTTATCCATCTACGCGAACGATTGATAATTTTATCTTGACTTTCCGTAAATATTTTGAACCTGATCAAAAGCATCCGATTTATTTTCATTCCATTCGTGGTGTCGGATATAAATTTACGGACAACAACGCTTAG
- a CDS encoding sensor histidine kinase, whose translation MKKALVLFYFLVFYATSQLIWWGVMLARFQPQRKSMIIGEGIFFLLIFLWGAMRLKKLFVREQKLQQQQQNFLLAITHELKSPLASVKLYIQTILKRDLDKEQQQVFLKNSLKDIERLDDLVENVLLTTKLESRNFNLPKEEFNLTELVEQIVDRLQKNACRTQVLKPKLDADVMLYADKFAISNVVTNLIENAIKYSPPCANVVVKLTNEAQGIVFSVADHGIGISDNEKKLIFNKFYRVGSEATRKTKGTGLGLYIVKTVLQKHNAYIKVKDNAPSGSIFEVTFDKNAK comes from the coding sequence ATGAAAAAAGCACTTGTTTTATTTTATTTTCTTGTATTCTACGCTACTTCTCAGTTGATTTGGTGGGGAGTTATGCTTGCTCGGTTTCAGCCACAAAGGAAATCGATGATTATTGGTGAGGGTATTTTTTTCTTGTTGATATTTTTATGGGGAGCGATGCGTTTGAAAAAGTTATTTGTACGCGAACAGAAATTGCAGCAACAGCAACAGAATTTTTTGTTAGCGATAACGCATGAGTTAAAATCGCCATTAGCTTCGGTGAAGCTATACATTCAAACGATTTTAAAGCGGGATTTGGATAAAGAACAACAACAAGTTTTTTTAAAGAATTCTTTAAAGGATATTGAACGTCTAGATGATCTGGTTGAGAATGTATTGCTTACTACTAAGCTTGAAAGTCGTAACTTTAATCTTCCTAAGGAAGAGTTTAACCTAACCGAATTAGTAGAGCAAATTGTTGATCGCCTACAGAAAAATGCCTGTAGAACTCAGGTGTTGAAACCCAAATTGGATGCGGATGTTATGCTTTATGCAGATAAATTTGCGATTAGCAATGTGGTTACCAATCTGATTGAAAATGCGATTAAATATTCGCCACCTTGTGCGAATGTTGTTGTAAAATTGACCAATGAAGCCCAAGGTATTGTTTTTTCTGTTGCTGATCATGGAATTGGCATCAGTGATAATGAGAAAAAACTTATCTTTAATAAATTTTATCGCGTTGGAAGTGAAGCGACGCGTAAAACTAAAGGTACAGGTTTGGGGTTGTATATAGTAAAGACCGTTTTGCAAAAGCATAACGCGTATATTAAGGTAAAAGATAACGCTCCTTCGGGGAGTATTTTTGAAGTAACATTTGATAAAAATGCAAAGTAA